One segment of Candidatus Endomicrobium procryptotermitis DNA contains the following:
- the rbfA gene encoding 30S ribosome-binding factor RbfA: MPASYKRADRVKVVIQQEISLILRDMRDLSAGLVTVMGVKLTDDLLSCKIFYSVFGDEAVKNNAAMILKDNAKEIRHQLALRINLRRTPSLEFIYDNTNEAASKVFDILKKIEDEKND; the protein is encoded by the coding sequence ATGCCGGCTTCTTATAAACGTGCAGACAGAGTGAAAGTTGTTATACAACAGGAAATTTCTTTGATATTAAGAGACATGCGTGATTTGAGCGCGGGGTTGGTTACTGTTATGGGCGTTAAGCTTACGGATGATTTGCTTTCCTGTAAAATATTTTATTCAGTTTTCGGAGATGAAGCGGTTAAAAATAACGCCGCCATGATTCTTAAAGACAACGCCAAAGAGATAAGACATCAGCTCGCGCTGAGAATTAATCTAAGAAGAACGCCTTCATTAGAGTTTATATACGACAATACTAATGAAGCAGCTTCAAAAGTTTTTGACATACTTAAAAAAATAGAAGATGAAAAAAATGATTAA